Sequence from the Nerophis lumbriciformis linkage group LG02, RoL_Nlum_v2.1, whole genome shotgun sequence genome:
gtggcgaaattattctctgcatttgacctatcaccctagatcaccccctgggaggtgaggggagcagtgggcagcagcggtggccgcgcccgggaatcattttggtgatttaacgcccaattccaacccttgatgcttagtgccaagcagggaggtaatgggtcccatttttatagtctttggtatgagtcagccggggtttgaactcatggcctaccgatctcagggcggacactctaaccatggaCAAACTCCCACCCTCGTTGAGGAATACATCCATAAAAGAAAAGCTGCATGACTTGGAACCAGGTCAAGAACTAGAGGTGATTTCAAAATGCATCACAGAAGAACCACCGTTGGACAAAATATTATTTCTGTAAAAGGCAGATACATTTGGAACAGCCTTTCAGTTCCAATGAGGGAGAGCAGCACATCTTTCACTTTTAAGGTAAAACTGAAATCATGGTTACAGGGAAACCAAACATGCGTACATGTTTTACCTATTTTAAAACCAGTGTTTacccctgctggcctcactatggactggactctcatattattaaccgtatccactcgacatccattgcaccggtcacccaaggaGGGTAGgaagggtccccacatctgcggtgccTTTCAGGGTTTcatgttgttcccattgggttgagatttttcttgccctgatgtggaatctgagccaaggatgtcgttgtggcttgtgcagccctttgagacatttgtggattaagggctatataagtaaactttgattgattgactgattgagtgTTTGTAATAATGGCGTTATATAATAAAGGCGGTAGTAACGCCGTTACTcttactagtaacgagtaatttaaattagagatgtccgataatatcgttaatgcgttaaaatgtaatataggaaattatcagtatcgtttttttttattatcggcatcgttttttgtttttttattgaatcaacataaaaaacacaagatacacttacaattagtgcaccaacccaaaaaaccttcctcccccatttacactcattcaccctcattcacacaaaagggttgtttctttttgttattaatattctggttcctacattatatatcaatatatatcaatacagtctgcaagggatacagtccgtaagcacacatgattgtgcgtgctgctggtccactaatagtactaacctttaacagttaattttactcattttcattaattactagtttcaatgtaactgtttttatattgttttactttcttttttattcaagaaaatgtttttaatttatttatcttattttattttataatttttttttaaaagtaccttatcttcaccatacctggttgtccaaattaggcataataatgtgttaattccacgactgtatatatcagttgatatcggtatcggttgatatcggtatcggttgatatcagtatcggtaattaaagagttgaacaatatcggaatatcggatatcggcaaaaagccattctcggacatccctaatttaaatgtatttttagttCTGTTACAATGCCGCTAGCGATAGCTTGATGTAAcatgctacttttgatgtggttttatgtcgacaacaagacagcgtcataagtgcagcaagttcaatgcaggaaatatcttTTCACTGgtgaaagcaacaagcagtaCCGcgctaaaatgaacttgatatcaaatagagagaggcaccatcacactgtgacacagcagacaataACAAACGCACACGAACACAATAGAAATATTGaacaagtgacaaacttgccatccaaaatataccacgtttgttgacaagaagatatgacagccatcgaaGCGCATTCAATCCTCTTTATTAAGCATAGGTAGCACAATCCGGTTAAAAGATTTAAAAGAGCTGGCGTCAAAGCTGACAAAGGTCGCTGCAaactgctaaagctaaaaaacACACCTCAGTTGAAACCCTTGATGATGTCACACGTCACGAGGCAACAGGCCCCGTCTTTTAAAAGCACAGACTGTGGTCTTATATTAAACACCTCtcttaaagttttgttttttaagtaacgtattaatgactttccctagtaattatgtATATTTATCAAAGAGTAATTCTGTTAGTAATTAAATTCCATTCaaagtaatttaattaattttttaaagtaattttcagaactttTTAAAATTGATGCTGTATGCTTGTGTATTTACCATACTATATAGCGCAtctgtatataagccgcacccacaaaataaaaaacacaaaacatttaaatatattggctgcaccggactataagccgcagatatatatgttgtaaaatgacttatttacacagaagaattttatacatgtttatttacataccataattgtttccaaacggtgcctgtaacacggcagtaaaacgggggatcaaacaaaacagaggtcattgTCATGGCCCACTAGCTGCAAAGTATTAATTCTAACagtgactacgtttacactgcaggccaaagtggcccgaattataattttttttaaatctgattttttccagctgactgtttacacagcaaataaaacgtgatctttatcagactccagtataaatgtgcacaggccccaatgtggcctcgacatcactagcatgcgcagttcgataaagtaAAAACAATGGTAGTTGACTGGATTTCGTAAATGaacaagtcgctactactactacaaaattaaataaaagtcacCTGACCTTAAAAACAAGTGTTGTTCATGTGAAATTaatttaaagtaatataatgtgtaaatggatatatatatttatggtaTTGTATATGTGGGAGCGTTCTAAATTTTTtctggctgttaagtagaggcaacacggacatcagcgtggatcaacgttagctttatttttcaaccgacttacgtaaacaacttacgcaatgtaagtaacatgtaagcaaatacgctGCATCGTCAATTTCGGTCCTTCAACAATTGCTATCTctttggaatcaaaatatatatttatactttacTTATAACCTATTAGTTATGTAATATTGACGAGTGAGGCACTAAAAAGTCGGCCATTGAAAAAATacgccgaaaccggatgttgtgatgaaatatccacttaCGCTAGTAGGCTGCGTCTTTCCCCGCGCTCATGATTAGATGCCCCAAAGCTGATGAAAAAGTCACATATGGGTCGCAATCAGGTCGCATTGCcgtttaagtgaagtgaagtgaattatatttatatagcgcttttctctagtgactcaaagcactttacatagtgaaaacccaatatctaagttacatttaaaccagtgtgggtggcactgggactaggatggcggaagcggggatcgaacctggaaccctcaagttgctggcacggccaatttaccaaccgagctataccgccccgtttagactgaagtcacatttgaaaagatcagattccaatcggatttggaGTACCTCCTGATGTGTcctgaatctgatgcgaaaagatcagatatgatgcactttggagcgtttagactggcaaaaaaaaatctgattttgagtgcCGTGTAAACGACATCACACAAcatttgtaaacgtgttagcatattagctaatgctaacggcactagcttcattacattacaatagcaaaaacaaatgtgtatgaaaacactcctagaaacatcacacatgggacggtttaataattaagaattgttttagatatattgtaaatCTAATAAacgctgcttggagtgatgaatgaagaatccatacgagtagaacacCATGGATGATTAGTAGACAGAAcgcgcacttctacttccggttcaaagcttcaaacagcaggaaacacttgtCGGCATTCACCCAGCTGCACATGCAGTtaacgaacttgtccaaaagatggtgccattgcacaaacaataacacaccatttaagtgtctttgcatgtgtttgataaaaactatttactttatggccgtcagcaaacaaaaatccataaattagccccatcgttttataagccgcaaggtacaaagcgtaggaaaaaagttgcgGTTTATAGTCCAGAATATACGGCACCTATCtttaatgtattgtattgtgCTGTTGTGTTAATCTGTTTTTATGTTTGGgcactgtgggtggaaagtagcATCATTGCTATAATCCTGCATCTTTACACAACATCTTGTGTTATGATCATCAATAAGCATTCTCTCTTTAAATAACTTTTTGTCTCTACTGCTATTTTGCATATGTGTTAAGTTTTTGACTCCCCTGTGGTCCACTGCTTCATTCACGTTTGTGCAACCTGAATTTTTcagcaatatatatttttacccCTACTTCGCcttccgtctctgcatcttggggtcatgcCATAAGCGCAAGCGTGAGAGGTAGTGAATAAATGTGCATCGGTGCATCGCTACTTGAAACGCCCCAAAATagcttcttttttgttgttgttgtttgcctgCTTTTGTGCACAGAATTGAAAATGTAGTTGTAAGCGTCTATCAGCACTGGTCGTCACAGTTTGAAAGATGAACTCAGCTTTAAGCTTTAAGGGGAACAATGCAGCAGCATCAGATAATGTTGTGTGCATGCAGAAAACCCCAGTCTTCCAAAATCAGTTAGCATCAATACAAGGAAATcaatatttgatgagcattcatttctgttttgctttttttgcccCAACATGGCTTCCATGAAATATACATTTGTTCTCATGGCTGTGTTGCCTCCCAAGGTCGAGCTGTGAATTTACAACTGTCGTTTCTCTTGCTTGCTTGGTGCAGGCCACTATGTTACGTCGGTGCTAATGTGGGTCGGCGCACACAACACTCCTAAAAGCAAAGCATAGACAAAACATTACCTGAATGAATACCGTCTTCATTCATTGCTCGGCGTGAGTGGCAGCACAAAAGCAGTTGGTTGCCACTCCTAAATTACCTTTTGGTTCTTCAATTCATCAGTAAAATGTCATCAATGAATACAATGAGTACACTAATGaggattttttttaactcaattcaAATTTCCACTTCACGCTGAAACGTATGATAATAGAGTGCATTGTTTCATCATCATGTAATGCTCATGTATTATTAACTGACTGAACACGGTGTACTCAGCAAAGTCACAACTGGCTTCCTTTTGGTGTTTAACTCTGCTTCCTCTGTTTTAATATTTTAGTAATTAGACCACCACAACCAATGGCTTTCAATTTGCACATTATATTGCACATTCTACTTGTGATTGTTTTCCCTCCAAATAACTGCTTGTACTACTCATGTCTCATCTTAGCTTGTCAGCCTTGAAGTTTGGAGATCTGAGTTCGAATCCCTATTGCAACATGTCTGTTTTGGAGCTAGCATGATATCCTTCAGCATacgaaaagttaaagtaccactgatagtcgcacacacactaggtgtggtgaaattaccatctgcatttgacccatgccccTGTTCCACCCCttcggaggtgaggggagcagcgagcagcagcggtggccgcgctcgggaatcattttggtgattttaacccccaattccaacccttgatgctgagtgccaagcagggaggtaatgggtcccatttgtatagtctttggtatgagtcggccggagtttgaactcacggcctaccgatcttagggcggacactctaaccacatggCATGCATGTTCGCAAATTGGAGCCTCTAAATTTTCCATAGTTGTGAATATGGGCGTGAAGAGTTGTTTATATGGGCCTTCTGGTAAAAAGGTGACAATTCCAGCTGGTGTACCCATGACCCTAATAAAATAGGTGCTATAAAACAGTGGTtccacttcagaaaacacttgtgctccaagtaccgccataattaccaacattaaaatacagtagtgtggtaGGTCTAAGTACTCatcaaaacaaggcagaggttttatttaacaggccgtaagactcttgaacgcatcataattaaattatcccctcaactccccccaaaatggattaactcgctggaataaaaaagacaatataacatccatccataaacgtggacgcatgtgaaaaagtgcaatatatttatctgtacagtaatctatttatttatttatatatacttatatatatttatttattttatatatatattatatatattattcatatatatttatttatttatatatgcaccttactgctttttttatcctgcactaccatgagcttatgtaacgaaatttcgttcttatctgtgctgtaaagttcaaatttgaatgacaataaaaaggaagtctaagtctaagtctaaatatttaatattgttggccactgtaacattacacacagtttgaacagtaacactctgtttgaatatagctaaaaaaaaacactgtactttaatcgttagtcattatttggcgtaccacaagaTGGAGCCAGCGTGCCATTAGTGgtgcacgtaccacagtttgagaatgtagaaaatttatgtatttttcattGTTATGACTTCCTCTTAAAGCTCTGAGATTTGGACTAATCTGAAAAGTGCAGTATGAGAAAAATGTATTATCAATATTGAGAGCACAAACCAAATATCTGTACTAATATGTGCTTATTTCTATCGTGATTTATCAATAGTTTTGAACTGAGAAAAGAACACATAAGTGTTGCCATTGAGTAATTTGATGTTGGAGGTGAATCACATTGCCACTTGGAAGGTTTTTATGAACCATTATTATGTATCATCACCAACCAAGGGGCCTCACACAAATCAGAGGTAAATGTTTGTTAGTTAATTCCAAATGATGCGTGTGacattccaaattccattgtgaaAAATAATGAGTGTGCACCTGTGCTGATCATGCTTCATTAGTTCATTCAAATCCAATTGACGGACTACTACAAGATGAATGTTTTCCCTTTTGTTTGCGCACGCAGTGGAATGTGAAAATATGAAACAATCTTTCAAAGATGCTGGTTGCTCCAACCTAGAAGTATCAGGCTCCTTTGTACCACAGCAAGTTAACAATGTGCAGAGGGGAAAATATTGAACCAGCGACTGCACCCTCAGAGCAGCCAGTGTGCTTTAAATAATATAAGAGTCACTAGTTGAAGAGACTATGTGAAGGAATGTATGCAGAGTACAAGAAAGGAAGCCTCAATCTAGTTCATATTTTACAGAGATATATATCTTTGTTTGCACAGCATATTAAATGACCTCCTTGTGCTGCTTGTTGGTATATGGCAACTCTACTTCATGCAATACTCCGCAGTCTCTTTAAATTTAATCCAGTCTTTAGATATATCCTCAATCATCAATTTATAAACACAGTCTTCCCATAGGAAATAATAGAAGTGCCATCAATCCACGTGGGCTGTTGCTCATAAAACCTTTTATTAGGTATTGTTTTCACCCTTCATCTGCTCGTCACGTTATGTGTGTTTTAGTTAGCCTGTCATTTACTTaaaagagaactgcacttttttttttgcaattttgcctatcgctcacaatcattatggaagacatgatgatggatgggttttttttttaatgcattctaactcgtaaataaaagtggatggtcctctattccgcccaaaaGGCGccaccaatactccatttacatttcctgactttaatattaaccaagtattagtgatattgttattataagcgctaacgcaaaactatttatagcgattatgagcttgtgtgccaatgttgacatagtcgactgatgagctgcttcctcctttccttgctcgtcaacCTTTATTGTAGAttgtaaatcatgcctctcacctggatagtagaaggagaaAGACGTATtgtgacaagttggtacactttgacagctaaTTTAGACCCACAAagagcgagaacgacacgaaaagacacttTCCCCCCTgtttctttgcaaggattatgagtcgttctacatctaaatgggaatatatgaacattcctagcagtcggcatgctggtgacagcagacattgcacagtaagtgatgctttattatgtctgttggctctcatgaagtctgcagggaGTAATAATCTgtgatgttgtaaaaaaaaaaagcgaacattgtgatgcgtttttgaaattaatgcgctgtGTATgcttaatatcaatcaatcaatgtttatttatatagccctaaatcacaagtgtctcaaagggctgcaaaaatGATcataatacgtaaatattaaatgttattattaatgtgaatgttattacattacatatatacctacatcatgtatataaaaccctaatggaggtgtttggatgtttttaagggctttatagacagaatagagcgactctcataggctccattgtaagcggacttttgatcacatttatttaatatttagaatgcattaaaaaaatacatccgtcgtcatgcaaaattccccccaaaaaagcagtttccctttttttctacatttaaaacacttccttgtggtctacatcagtggtccccaacctttttgtaactgcggaccggtcaacgctcgaAAATATGTCCCACAAACCggggggagggtttttttggggggtttttttggtcataaaaaatactatcatgtgtgcttacggactgtatccctgcagactgtattgatctatattgatatataatgtaggaaccagaaatattaataacagaatgatttactgaaaacatttaaaaatatatttttatttttttttatttcttgtgcggcccggtaccaatcgatccacggaccggtacctggccgcggcccggtagttggggaccactggtctacatgacatgtaatggtggtactttggtcaaacttttacacagattttgttttacagatcgTCTTCAAGAAGCTTTTTgtctgtctcttcagaatgcgctgttttgtgggcggttttaaaTTACAAGCTGAAGCACTCCTCCCCCTTCAACTCCATTGAGCCGATATGATACGCTAcagcggaggattttagcatgtatgtgcatgtacaagccagtctgccccacaacaacaggatagagaaaaagaaggaacttattcacTACGACTTTGGACTACAACGGAATAcaaaaggcggactcgcgcaaagctcttcgggtaaatctcTGCCATGTATGGAGATATACGCCGATCTAGCaaaggcaaaatacgtcacttGAGTCTCAAGTTTCAAACAACTTGTTTGGAGAAAGTTTGTAAGAAGGCATAATTGTTCTATAAATATCTCTGTCATGCCTACATGATTTGATTTAAATTATTTTGGACTTATGGTGGATCCCAGATACAAAAAAAAGGGCCGACAGGTAAGAAAATGTAGTTTTGCAGAGTAGGACCCATTTAACTAATCTGAAAACTCAAAAACAACACTGTTGATTTTCATGGAACTTTGAGAACAAAGGTGAGTAGTAACGCATTACATTTACTGAGGTAACTTTTTGTGTCAATTGTACTTGTCTggatagttttaatgcaacatgctTTTACTTTTACTTCAGTATGTAAGGAACTGtacttttactctgttacattgagTTTCAATCATATCGTAACATTTGGCTCGTTAgaaagacttcttctgtttgaccAATCGAATGTATGCACCAGTGACATTTGACTCCCTTTAACCAATCACACAGAGTCTGGTAGTCACATGATCACACTGTAAAAATGGACATGACATCAGGTGAGGCAGCACAACTCTTCAGTGTTTACCTTTGTTTAccctgcaaaataaaataaaaaactaaaatttaTATCATGCCCTGTCATTTGTGTCAGTAGAAAACTTCACATTTCAGCCGACAGCAACCCCACTTCCAACTGGAGAAAAAGTGTTATAATAAcatcataagtgactgtaaaatgtgcatcttttgtaTTATATGTCATAGTAGTGTTTATGTCTgtctcacagacacacacacaaacacacacacaccaactacaAATGTAGTACAAGTACCATTTAAAATAACTGCTAAATAAATCAGAAGCTACAtaccagttactcagtactttttCCACTGAATATTTACTGTTAAGTAAATTATTTGAATgactattttttacatttacttgACTCTCATTACTCTAGTAACTGTACCCTTACTTTGAAATTTTTTTGGCTACTATACCCATTTTTGTTTGAGATTAGGCAGCACATTTGCATCAAAAGAGTATtaaaatgtgataaaaaaaaatatggctaaAAGAAATGTTCTTTTCGTTTGCCTCACTTTGCACTAAATGGAACCATTAGTTGTGAATTAATGGTAGAAGTAAAGTTGCTGCAGCAAATTGAGAGTGCAGGACATTTTTCTTTATCGTAACACATGTAACAATGTGAATTAAACTACTTTAAACCTTTCCTAGGAATCTTTTGTGTTGATATGTAGAGCACAGTCACCTGACAGAGGTCTGCTCTCAACTAAGTGCCATCCTAGTTAGTTTTTTGATAACTGAACCTTGAACATTTTGAAATATGCGGAATTGGCGTGTAGCGTTGTGCATGATGGCAGTTCAAACTCTGGTTTTCTGTGCAACGTTGGAGGCAAGTACTTCCCGAATTGTGAATTGTAGACATCAGGATCATTTGACATTCAGGTTCCACAGCCAGAGTCATGCAGTACatgatgtttgcatgacttgtttTTACTTTCGACTTAATGTTTCCTGTTTTTGGGGAAACATACGGGAATGACTCTGATATAATAATTAGTTGGTGTGTTATCCCTTTGTGCAAACATGTTCTTCCTCTTCTCACTCAACCCACTGCAAATGAGCAACGTGGAATCAGACAGCCACCATTTAAGAGCAATTATGCTGCAAAAGCACCACTTCAGCAATgagtgggaaaaaaatcattgtttattttattttgctgcACAggttaattaattttaaaatagcAACACACTGAATTGGTCCGATAATTTGAAAATGATGCGATGCAAACCCTGTTCTTACAGAAGATGGGCAGTATTTTATCAAAAAGTTACATAGAAAACACTCACTTAAACATGTATCTTCCATAGTCAATCATTGATTGTTCAAGGTGTGTTTTGAAGCCCTCAATTACTAAGAAGACTCAATCTACATAAATACACACCACAGCACATATTAGaatgcaacaattcaaaaatatatACTCTTGCTGTTCTTTTCTGTTGTATAGTTGGAAAAATACACAAAGAATGGAATTTACAGGAGAAACAAGTGATGTATTTTGCATCATGACAGTACTGCGGATGCTTTCTACGAAATCAGCGCAGTCATTGTGTTCTGATGATTGCTCACATGGCCTGAAAAGTGTGAAACATTGTTGCCTGCAAGCTTTTTGAGGTTGCTGGAGAGCATTTTGTCACGTGTGCTCACACGTTGTCACCTCGGGAAGGGGTGTCTGGTCCTGCAGGACCACTTGGGTCGGAGTGGGGGCAGGGCGAGGATGGCCCAGAGAGTTTTTCTGCAGCTCGACCCCGAAAGTAGGTGGAGCACTCTGCAACTGTCTCCTGTACTGCACAAAGCTGCAGGTCTTTAGGATGATGGCCAGTATGTTCTTTCCTATAAGGATCCCAGAGACCCTGGCGTCTTTGTACAAGATCATGTTCCCACCACGGATGAAGAGTGTGATGATGTTTATAGTCACCAGGCTGAGAATGGGGTACAGGAGCATCTTATGGGGGACAATGTTGATACCCTGCATGCTGATCTCGCTCAAAGACACACAGGGTAGCACCAGGAGGAGGATGTAGCAGTAAAAAAACATCAAGCCCTCCGCCCACAGAGGGAGGCCCTTTTTCTGGGGCTCCCACAggttggcttgaatgtccaggatgtcaAGCAAGTCCACCACCACCCAGAATAGACGATTGCGGATCTCCTCCCGCTTTTTGAAGGCGCGCACGTACTCCATGTGGTCAATAGCCACCAGCACTACAAAGATCACCGGAATGCAGATGGAAAGCAGCAACGTTAGCGCCTTTCTGGCAAGAGCATCCAGGCTCTTCCTGTCGGCCTTGTAGTTCTGATACACAAAGTAGACCTTGATCTCCAGCACAAAGATGTAG
This genomic interval carries:
- the LOC133607664 gene encoding transmembrane protein 121 — its product is MVPPPPTNKPHVCLSTILIMSSMALIDAYLVEQNHGPRKIGICIMVMVGDICFLIVLRYVAVWVGAEVRTSKRGYAMILWFIYIFVLEIKVYFVYQNYKADRKSLDALARKALTLLLSICIPVIFVVLVAIDHMEYVRAFKKREEIRNRLFWVVVDLLDILDIQANLWEPQKKGLPLWAEGLMFFYCYILLLVLPCVSLSEISMQGINIVPHKMLLYPILSLVTINIITLFIRGGNMILYKDARVSGILIGKNILAIILKTCSFVQYRRQLQSAPPTFGVELQKNSLGHPRPAPTPTQVVLQDQTPLPEVTTCEHT